In Rhizobium gallicum bv. gallicum R602sp, the following proteins share a genomic window:
- a CDS encoding ABC transporter permease: MAIDTLATGAPKTASFKRIGTMREAGLIAIILALCVIMSVASPHFLTLGNFRAMLMSFSVEGIVVVGMTILLIVGGIDLAVGSVVCFAMVLSGSLFLAGLDPWTASLIGILASSTIGGIMGFFVTVVGLNHFITSLAAMVIVRGLCLIITKGTPLSLFTLPAGFKAVGQGTLYGVPYVILIFVAVVILFDFLLRRATAFRKVFYTGSNEKAALYSGIKTNQVKFWVTVLCSTLAGVAGVIYMSRFGAATPTFGVGMELNIIAAAVIGGASLNGGSGTILGAILGIALLSVVTSSLILLDVSVYWQDMIKGCILLAAVSIDHFLHKQKAA, translated from the coding sequence ATGGCAATCGACACCTTGGCGACAGGCGCGCCGAAGACAGCGTCCTTCAAACGCATTGGCACAATGCGCGAGGCGGGGCTGATCGCGATCATCCTCGCGCTGTGCGTGATCATGAGCGTTGCCTCGCCGCACTTCCTGACGCTTGGCAATTTCCGCGCCATGCTGATGAGCTTTTCCGTTGAAGGCATCGTCGTCGTGGGCATGACGATCCTGCTCATCGTCGGCGGCATCGACCTCGCGGTGGGCTCCGTGGTCTGCTTCGCGATGGTGCTCTCGGGCTCGCTCTTCCTCGCCGGGCTCGACCCGTGGACGGCCTCGCTCATCGGCATCCTCGCGAGCAGCACGATCGGTGGAATAATGGGCTTCTTTGTGACGGTCGTGGGTCTCAACCACTTCATCACCTCGCTTGCGGCAATGGTGATCGTGCGAGGCCTTTGCCTCATCATCACAAAGGGCACGCCGCTCTCGCTCTTCACGCTGCCGGCGGGCTTCAAGGCGGTGGGGCAAGGCACGCTTTACGGCGTACCCTATGTCATCTTGATCTTCGTCGCCGTCGTCATCCTGTTCGATTTCCTGCTGCGCCGAGCCACCGCCTTCCGCAAAGTCTTCTATACGGGCAGCAACGAGAAGGCCGCGCTCTATTCCGGCATCAAGACCAATCAGGTGAAATTCTGGGTGACCGTGCTATGCTCGACGCTCGCCGGTGTCGCAGGGGTTATCTACATGTCCCGCTTCGGCGCAGCGACCCCCACCTTCGGCGTTGGCATGGAACTCAATATCATCGCTGCGGCGGTGATCGGCGGCGCCTCGCTCAACGGCGGCTCCGGCACGATACTCGGCGCCATCCTCGGCATCGCGCTTCTATCTGTCGTCACGAGCTCTCTGATCCTGCTCGATGTTTCAGTCTATTGGCAGGACATGATCAAGGGGTGCATTCTGCTCGCTGCCGTTTCCATCGACCATTTCCTGCACAAGCAGAAAGCCGCCTGA